In Glycine soja cultivar W05 chromosome 10, ASM419377v2, whole genome shotgun sequence, the genomic stretch attctaaacatattgattttgtttttcttttaactctaaaataattttttgtattataattgagttaagtattgtttgaattttgacaaaaaaattatgtatatgcAAATTTGTAGATTATGGTTAGAACtagaggtttaggtcgtgccataGACAGAGATATAGGAAGAGCCCTAGGGAGAGAGGATAATCGTGATTCAGATGATGTTCCCCAACGACGACGGCCCACAACATCCGTACGTAGGCAACAAGAAGTTGTCGTTGTTGTTAAGGATGCTCCTCACGTGGATGACGCAGTTGAAGAGGTATTCCAACATGTCGAAGAAGCTGTTGATGACGTCGAGGGTTTTTTAGGCGGACCGCGTGACCCATCAGTGTTGACTGCCTATATTGATTATGTTGGAGTCATTGTTTGGAATGGAGAggtatttatagtttttaataaattatatttcaataagtatttgttattattgttaaaattgttaaaattatatgaattttttcagaaagtcctgaattgaagttatCCTCCTATGGAAGGAAGGTTTAGAAATTCGGGAGGCCTGCTGCTAAAATTGAAGGGCTAGTCGCTGGCACAGGATTAAGTCTTTTGATCGCATGTTTATTGGACATTGACGATCGAGGACTTATATCGATTTTTGTCGAGAGGTGACATAAGGAAACAAGCAGTTTTCATCTTTTAGTAGGAGAGGTCACCATCACCCCTCGATGATGTGGCCTCTTTGCTTCATCTTCCCATCATAGGTGCATTCCACAACTCTGACACTCTTCATGTCGACGAAGCGGTGTTGATGTTAGTCAAGTTACTTGAAGTCACTAGAGATGAAACTAGAGCTGAGACAATACAATGTCCTGAGGCATACGCATGCCTATCGTGGCTACGAGAGATTTATCATAGTAAATGTGAGGTCGGACATTGGACTGTAGCAGCTCGAGCTTATTTGCTGCATTTGttaggttgcactctttttgctaacaagagtgcaacacatGTGCATGTGGTGTTCTTGGACACCTTCCGAGACCTCAATCAGAGTGGAAGCTATGTATGAGAAATTGCCGCTCTAGTGCATATGTACGATAATTTTAATGATGCTTGTAAGAGTGGCGATAGACAACTTGTTGGATATATCACACTATTACAGGTAATTGTTAATGattgttatttaattgttttttatgttttttaatatgttcatttgaaatttattttgttcttaTCAAATTTGTGTAGTGTTGGATTTATGAGCATTTCCCATCTATTCTTGAGGCTTTTACAAACCCAGACTATGATGAAAGGTCACCACATGCCCGCCGCTAGACATCTATGAAGGCCTCTACGAAGGCATTACCAACATCGACTTATTGGAAACGTCTAGATCGACTGACGACTGATGATGTTAATTTGTTGGATACCTTATAGTGACCACCGTGCAATTCGAGAGTTTGActtcatttcatattttttttggacaTATCTGATGGGGTCCCATTGTCATCATACACCGACCAAAGAGGGTGGTGTGACAATTTGGGTATGTTTAGACCATTCCTCCACACTCTCTGGGATCAAGGTTATCGTTCAAAGATATTGACGACAAATGGATGCATTTCTTTGAGTACCTTGCACCGGTGGACCAAATTTGTGTTGTGTCTGGACAATGTGCACTAGACTACATTCACAGGTTCTACATGATTTCGCATCCATTCATGACACCGACACAGCCCAGGGATCCACCCAGAAATCCACCTATCATGCAAGATGAGACATATGTGGAACCAGATATGCATGGGTTCTCAGTGGCGGCAACAACTATGGAGGAAGCACCTGCACATGCAGTGGTAACATATATattcatgttatttttaatttcatttaatttaattatgcaaTATGGTAATACCTTATCCGTTGTTGTCAATGTCAATGGAGGCTTGCAAAGCAAttgcaaaaaggttagagcggtTGCTCAACCTAAGGATAATGACTGAAGGCATAGAAGCACACGATGTCATGCAAGATTGCCTAAGGATCGCTAGGGGTGTCACTGTAGAGCGCAATGTTTTTGTCAGGTTGCGACGAAGGCGACACACAAATCACGCTTGAAGACATTTACAATTCTTTAAGAAAATTTTTAGACtatgtttatcattttattgtatttgaCATCATTTTCGTTTTaccaattttatttgaattttcttaatgttactattaagaaacataaattatttaacctTAAAGCATAACACTAAACCTTGGTTTTGACGTCACAGTTAACTCTAACAACGCACGTAAGACTAAACCCTAAGTTAAGGAGTATCCCTAAACAGTTAAGTTTAACATAAGGTATAATACATAATTACGTGAATATGCAGcgaaacaattatatattaatgtagTACATTACAATGTCATCGGTATGTGAACATTCATTGTCCGCTTAAATCAACATAGTCTTTTTTGAACATCATCAAATTTTTGTACTGTTGCATTCAACTAATATGTGGAGTTTACCACTGCTTTTCCTGAGGATGACAATTCCTAGACCATAACAAAGCTAGAGGTAGTTGTTCGGGTGGTCGACAAATGTACTGATTCGCAAAAGTAGTATATAAAATGGTAtgaccgagtatcgtatccacaggAAATTTGTTTCACCTAGACTATGTATATTTAGTATGTAAACACTTTTAAagcttgaaataaaataaatattgagtgTGAATTGAGTTCTACACTATTAAACTAtttgaacaaaaacaaaacattcaAAGCTATGAAATGTGACAACTATCAAGTTAAAAGCGTTAGGGAGTTTCCTACTGAATTTTCTCTTGTTGTATaaaaggtttttctctatttaatgctATCCTAGTGTTCTTACACTGAGAAAATACTCAGACCATGATTCCTTAcatgaatgagcctaactctcttagCTTTCGTTCTTGATTCCTCAAAAAACTCGCTCTAACAGAGTTGCATTAAGCGCACAATGTAAAATAGACTAGATCACTacactccattcctagacatacagatttctagcttgctctaccaagttctaaggttttaaagcattttccaatactaaaaagcctaactacacatacaaatgggtgatcaagccacaaacatgtaaaataagcatagatagaagcaaagaacgcagaaaaataacattaaatagatagtaagagtattacatcaagagtttcAGTAGTTACTCCCCAACAAAGAGgctttagccttccattacaagccaAGCATCAAAATACAAGAAAGAAACtatttttagtgaaagaaaatggaaaaagatgATGGAGAATGTCTTCTTCAGCCTCTCAATCCTAAATCTCTCAGTTTTTCTCGAAGGTAGGCTCTCCTTGTTGCTCTAGACCcgtctcttcttttttttttttttagttcccaccaacttcagtgttttaaaggctcttggactTTTTCAGCTCCCGAAGGCTCGCTCAGCGAGCATGTCTCAAGTAAGTGAAaatccgctaagcgagcttgGGTGCACTAAGTGCGAGAAGAGACAACATCCTCGCTGGGCGCACAGATCTCTGAattatcctcttctagggttttccatccgctaagcgagctggATGCCTCGCTAAGCGGATGCATCTCGCTTAGCCAATCTACCTCATTAAGCGAGTCATCAGCAACTTTTACCTTCTCTTTTTTAGCCTGTAAACTGAGTTGGATTCAACATTAGGTTACAAAAATGGAGTttctactctataaaatcacacaataaagaaaatatgtacaatttctacataaagaaccataaattggaggtacATTGCTATTTTTCTTGTAAATTTTCAATACCAAACTAACTTATGAATAACAACTAACAATAGTAGGACACATCGGTCTTTTAAATAAACTCTTGCACATGCACAAACAATTTCAAGTTATGATAACacaattaatttcattaattaaaaaatatgaacacGATGAATGTacttgaacaaaatgattgtcaaaTACGTGACAAATACATATTAGGCGATGCACAGAAGAATCTATTAGTGGTTGACTTCTACGCGGAAAAAAGGTCATGCTTTGTTGCAAAGACAACAACACAAGGAtaacattataccttgatgcaatgacatattCCATGTTGATTAAatccatccacttatccataGTAACCTGCATGAACTAGCTATATGAATTACATGTATGtaaactaagttttttttttaaaaaaagaaaacataaattacataccgtggataatccatcaacaagtaggtacctttttaattcctcaaatctgcCTATGCCACCAAAAAGGTTGATGTACTCATCAAACCATttggcaagttctttaagcaaatggTTGTGCACCAACGACCATgaatcttcacccatacctaataacgCAGCAACTgcacgatatccacagttaccgtcaACTTTCACATCAACAATGTTTTCAATGGAATCATGAATGCATGGATGAAATTTATCCAACATTGGCAAGGTCTTTCTTTGAATTGGTGATGATGCACTACGTttgactaaaaaattattattttacacagaaggtaaagcatcaacatactcccaataaGACAGATCATGTTTTGTTGATCTTTGGTGTTTGGTCATCGGTTTCTTCTGTGCACCTTTGGTGTTGGCCTTTTCTGGAGGACACATAGAGTTTACATCAAGGTAGACAATTTcccgaagtttactcttcagagttactttgccacaaacatcaagctCTTGAAATCGCTTGGATATGGTTTACATCTCTTCGGTTATGGTCACTTGCggctcagataacccttggtctgaaaaacttagCCTCTGCCAAAAAATATGGATTGTCTTAAGTGGGATGCTACCAAGAGCATACTTCAATAGCTCACATGCAGATGGAAGACCGTGGGTAGTTCTTATCACACATCCACAATGAGAAGGGTTTTTTTCCAGCATAATGTGCACGGCCATACTcagcagcaatctgatttaaagcataccttgataccatgccaagtagcctcttgtataaggtaactttaaaaacatgtacAACCACATGTGTATTTGTCTCAAAGGATGCCTTAACTTCAGTGTGTTGCAGCGttatcatgttgttcatggcatcccaaataacaatgagcagattcaaccctacatttcaaatacacaaaaaacaattaaaatccaTGAATTCATCAAccctaataaaaaatgaacattttcatacctgtttgttgttgtgtttcctaagtgcatcaccttattcgtccaagctttaataaatttttccttgtggggaACTATCCATATTTCAttaacatagtcaacaaacattgaccATGGTGAACAAGAAATATCAAACTTCTTAAGACAATCATCGAACTGATGCTCGAAACGACAATCAACCAAACTCCCCTAAGCATCCATGACATActcttatgcatttttttttaccaattaggGATTTACATTTTTGCCTTGACATTCTTGTCAATGTGAAACCTACACAACAAGTTAGAACAATCAGGTAATAcaattttcactgcattcatcaatgttagGTCTCTGCTAGTCACAATAACTCTAGGGAAGACATCACATCTTAGAAAAAGTCCTTGAAATCGTTCTAGATCCCAGACCACATTATTTAGACATTCTCCCTCCAAATATGCAAAACcaacagagaatgtcatccccgttggtgtcacaccaacaaagtcaagtaacgGGAGTCTGTACcagtttgttttgtaggtactatctatcaaaaacaccaaattacatgcattgcataacttcatTGCATCAGGATGACACCAGAAGATATCACgtacaacatcttcatcctttaatctatgcCAATTAATATACTGATCCCGTTCAAGATGcttcatcagatgttgcatttcagtatcactGCCTCTTATGGAATATGCACttcttgtattttatatttgtttaattgttgtacaactattggcattgtgctccttTACCATGTGTTTGGATGGGGGATTTAAAGAtttctaagaaattcaaatacacagcattttgattgttttggcattgtgctcctttaccatgtgtttggatggaggatTTAAAGAtttctaagaaattcaaatacacAGCATTTTGATTGTCTAGATttaaattcctttcattttgtaaatattttgtttggatgaggcaattcaatttcttgtattttaattttcttgtttggataaagcaattcaatttcaatgaaattcaaatttccatttttaaatatttatttaaaaattaaattttttatattgaatgaaaataaacatgagtcattttttaaatagttaaatattaaaaataaatttaatgttatacaatatataataataattttttttaatatttaataattaaatgatctaaataattttgaatcttATACAATATTCTTGTagtaatagacaaaaaaacttggattaaagagtactacaaaattaaaagatgaatgatatgtaattcgttattcttgttaaaaaaaattaattacctagtcttgcaataattttaaaaaacatattaaaattaaataattatgtaatttaaggACAATTATCtcatacaaaattcaaatgatattaatttcattgttcGTAAgggaaaaaattcaaatttctaataacaCACCAACACATAAACATGAATCAACACAAGCATTACAAGGTCCATATTAATCAAGTTCCAAACAAAGATCTTAAACAAGAATTACAAGGTCCAAATTAAGATCAACTAACTGAGTACATAACAATCCTAATaactaaaagaaattaaaaaacaatgttCTTCATTCCATAATCTTCATTCATCATCAAGTGTAAAGGTCAAGGAGCCTGAATAATTAACATCTAATATTGTCATTtagggaagaagaaacaagataaTATAAGTCACAACAAGAAAGACAAATAACTATAGTGAAAATATGACTTCAACTATGCATAAAAAAGGTTACTCACCAAGATTCATTCTCCAAGATGTGTTAAAACATAATCTGTCTTTTGGTGGATTGGAAGAGCTTTCACAATAGTTAACTGCTTTGGATCGTCAACTAACCATTTAATAGATTTGGCCCATTGTATCAAGTCTTTCCCATTCgttgcaattttcttctaggatgtCATCAAGAGGTTAATCTAGATGTTAATAGTATTGCTTCTCCATACATATCATCTAGCTACTACCAACCCAAAAAGGGTTTTTTCTTAAGTTATACATTATTCTCTACCACACACTTAAAATTCTTAGCAAATAAATTGAGAATTAAGATAACACCCCCACCAGGCACAAACACTACAAGCTAGACTAAAGTTTCGTTCCATGAATGAAGCTATCTCGAAGTCATGGAAAAAAGTTCATCTCTTAGAAGCAAAACAAACGGAGGGAGGCTTTCATGTTGGGGCGTCTCAAGTTGAAGCTTCCATGGGCGAAGAGAACAAATTCTTATAAACCCATTGGTGGTTTTAACTATGACCATTTAAGCTATGCTCAAAACTTTGACGAGGGATGGGTAGAGGATGATGAAGAATCTTTACATCGCGGGTTCTCTGCTAGATATGCAACACCTTCCTCACATAAATTGTTCAAGCAATGATAAGGTTCAACATTTAAGGTCAGCTAATATAtgtacaaacaaacaaaaaaccatTCGTACGTATATTTCTTGGCTCATTTTACTTTACCTTctagtgatattgattgcataaaatataaattatcacTTATGTTTGATGCAACAAATAAGTAGTACAAAGGGCAATAGTTAATCTGCACAGCGCCTATTTATAGTCAGTTTGTACACTAATAGagaaattaatatcttaaaGCTCTTGTTAACTTAGTATTGGAAATATTTATATACTTACAATTTAGTGAAACAATTTCTAACTTTGATGCTCGATAATGATGATTGACTACTAAACTTGACTCTAGGACATTCCCCTGTTCCAACAGAATCTAATGAGGTAATCTTTCAATTATCCaaaacaactaaataaaaaataaatcacaaatTAACAGCTGAGAATGAATTTTCTGAATAGATTGAGGGAGTTATTTAGCTGATCTAGTATTTATATACAATTTGACAATGATTATAAGGAGATTAAGGATGATCCTAGTTCCTTAGACAGTATACTCTAGTATAAGAATAGCTATGTacatgaatttgaaaaataattgctAGTTGCTACAGATTCCAATAGGCATTTAACTACTTTATTTTTTGTGAACAATAGGCATTTAACTACTAATTCcaatagttttattttgaacATGTCCCCTCATGGAAGAGCCCTTTGGGCTTGAAGCAAGGAAAAATGTACAGGCCCTCCATACAATGTACTGAAATTCAAGTTTTGTTTAAGATGAATGGAGGTGAATAGAATCAAACATTACAATGCAAGAGCAtatcaatcaaaatcaaaatagcgAACGATACATCGTAATTGGAACTCTAACCACACAATTGAAACCCTTCAATTAAtccaaaaaatttacaaaccAAAACCCTATCCCAGAAAAACATATTGTGAAAAGAAAGTTGTCATTGAAGAATAAACACAAAGTGAAGAAACCAAAGTTCTCATTGAAGAATAAACACAAGCACCTAGAGTGCAAGGTCTGTTCCTAACAAATTTGCAAAAATGCCCACAgtacaaattaaagaaatcaaaaaaTGAGCAACGAAATCAAACAATGAGTACCCAGAGTACAAAACCAATGAAATcaaacaactaaataaaaaataaatcacaaattaacgaaaaaaaatgaatacacTTGACACAACAAGAGTGTGGATCGAAATCGCAAAGGAAACTTAGTTGCGTCTGCAGTGTGAGAGAGTGGCTGAGAGGATAAGAGCGTGAGAGAGTGACTGAGAGCGTGAGACAGTGGCTGAGAGGGGAAGAGCGTGAGAGAGTGACTGAGAGGGGAAGAGAGAGTGACTGAGAGGGGAAAAGCGAAAGAGAGCGTTTGCTGCGTGAGTGAGTGGCTGACAGTGGAAGAGAGGGATGGGGAATTTTAATTCCTGTGGTTTTTgtgagaatttaaaattattctaatttagtcTATTAAAATGCTTTAGAAAATGATGACATTTTAATTACTTCTAAAATACTTTATCcaaatagattaaaatataagaagCATTTTAATAGCTCAGTTAAAATACTTTACTCACTTTAAttgctccatccaaacacaatgtTAAAGTTAGTagaatgtttcttggtttcaccattgactttgtcatatcaacaataattGTCTTCTCGTCCTTAGTCAATTGACTAGCGTATGGGTgcccaactaatgacttggctAATTCAAGATTGTGACTCCACAcattaacttcaccatccaaccttggCCTCCAACCGTTGGTTTCCCACAAAGCTTtaagggacacccacatttcctactgTCAGTATCTCTTCTAACAAAATCTTTCTTCCTAGACCTATActgaccactcctttcacaaccaattaacacaaatgaagttCTTTCTCTAATACCAGTGTTTGTGTCTGACCTCATAATCATCGCAACAAATCCAATTTCATAAACGACTGATCGAGCCtactgcaaaacatcatcttggGTAGCTAACACCTACAATACAAGCCACACAAGTTTAGTCTTCAAAGGGACATTCATTTTTTGATTTAGTAACAATAAATCACAttattacctgagaagtattaaacacatcagaacaatcaacatgtttttcttcattcacaccatcttcatcttcattttcatcattcatatcaacttcttcagacattatactgtcatacatccattgatcttcgtccatcttaacaagACATTCAAAATTTTCAGCATCACAAACAAACAACCCCTAACCGCACCATACATATACTATCACACAAAACCCTACGTAATTTTTTACTGCCTACcattttataaacattaaaattaataaccctatatattaaaaacctataacatcaactttttatacttacaattcataaccatataatacataaaaaaattataactgcAGCATATGtagtcaaataaattatttgattcaaCTTAATtctaattcttaaaattattactacatagaacaatcaattttagaccacaaactcaaataaattatcCATAAATTACAACTATAAATTATCTTACAAGTCataccattttaaaaatataaaaagtaattacaaattaattatcaatctacattttttaaaacatttaaaacaataatatgaattatatttcaaataaacatataatttttatttaatatttatttttatttaaaaaaataaaaaattaatataaaccaCACGGATTAAGTAATCCATAAGCTTTAATATAActtacggattacataatccGTATAAAACATACGGATTATGTAATCTGTAAGTTATATTAAAGCTTACGGATTACTTAATCTGTATGTTATGCAAACACAAAAAATTTACGGTGTACCTCCAATGTATCTCCGTTAACAACCGAACCAACCATCACAACAATCACCACCGACCAACCTCTGTAACACTTTCACCTCGATCAAAGCATCACCTCTCTCAACAATGAAAAATCAACACGAAAGGGAGAAAACGAAAAACAAAGCATAGCGTAACtgaaaaaaacttcaaaatcaacttaaaaaggaagaagaaatcaTAAGGGCATTTTATGTTTGTAATATGTTAAATTGGATTAtgatataaatatgtttttaatatgtttatttgACATTTCAAACATGTTGATGTCATGTTTGTAGTGTTGGATATATGAGCACTTTCCCAGTGTTCATGAGAGCATGATTGATGAAGGGTATGATAAGACGTCATCACGTGCCTACCGCTGGCTTACTACGAAGGCTTATTCAAAGGGATTCGCGACATCGACGTACTAGACACGTATAGATGCACTGACGATCCCTGACGTATGTTGGATGCCTTATGGTGACCACCGAGTAGTTAGGGCGTTTGACCTCATTTCATGCTTTCAAGGTGAGCTTAGATGGGGTCCCATTGTGGTCACACAtcgaccggagagggtggtGCGACAATTTGGCTACGTTCAGACCATTCCTCCACCGCCTATTGGTCCCACCTTGTCATTTGAGGATATGGACGACAGGTGGATGCATTACTTAGACCATCTAGCAGCTGTAGGACAGATTTGTGTTGAGCATGACCAATGTGCAACAGATTACATGGATTGGTTCTTCGGGATATCTCATCCATTCATCACACCCACACAGGCAGTTGATCCGCCCAAACATCCACCTATCCCACAACATGAGACATAGGTGGAGCCAGATATCCCGAAGGTCCCAATGGCACCAGAAGCTGGACCTTCAGAGGCAGCTGATCTGCCTAGACATACAGTGGTAAGATGAGTtgctttaatgttttattaaatgttagttattttaaatactgtaataaatgtgtttttttgaATGTCATAGGATGCTTGCAAAGCGATCGTAGAATGGTTGGAGTGTGTGCTCAACCTAAGGATGGTCACTGTAGGCACAAAGTTACATGACATCATGGAAGACTGCCTAAGGATTGCTAGGGGTGTCACCTCAGATGGAAATTTTTATGTTAGGGCACGACGAAGACGGCACACGAATCAGTGATAGATGATGTTTATATGTTGTATTTgacaacatttttgtttttcctaacattttgtatttgttacattatttttcttataacttTTATTGTATGTTTATTCTAGTTGTGTGTGTGTCATACATTAATTTGGTTATagcttttattttatgtttttcgtAACATTTTCTATTAGCCCAAATTGTTGCATTCACATGAGCGAGAATAACCTATTTAGTTGAAAAACTCGTGTTTGATTCTCATTGTGCACTTCGTACATAATTTTTCTGTGAGttatgacaaaaaataataattgtgaaATGGATCACTTGCAACTTTAATATTTGATCATGAATGtgcaaaatactaaaaaaataaatgtaaatataataaactatatgatttgttaaataaagaaagataaagagaaatgaaaaaaataacaattaattattttaaaagagtgTTGAGTCTATCAGAGTTGAATCTAGCTTTGTCTCCTACAACATGATATATTAAGATTTCAATTTGCTATTGAGAGAGATATTTATAGTGTTCGATCGTAGGTTGAATAGATTGTCTCAAGAAGAAATTGGCAAACTAGAATGGTATGTACCATATATTAGTATGCGACACCTCTATTTTGGATATACTACTTCAGAAATAGTGGACTATTGAGCATGTCTTTCTCCATGCAATTTTTGCGTTACGTGTTTCTGTTGGCAGTTAGGGCAGATCAGTGTTgattttca encodes the following:
- the LOC114371660 gene encoding uncharacterized protein LOC114371660 yields the protein MPYGDHRVVRAFDLISCFQGELRWGPIVVTHRPERVVRQFGYVQTIPPPPIGPTLSFEDMDDRWMHYLDHLAAVGQICVEHDQCATDYMDWFFGISHPFITPTQAVDPPKHPPIPQHET
- the LOC114371659 gene encoding uncharacterized protein LOC114371659, encoding MVRTRGLGRAIDRDIGRALGREDNRDSDDVPQRRRPTTSVRRQQEVVVVVKDAPHVDDAVEEVFQHVEEAVDDVEGFLGGPRDPSVLTAYIDYVGVIVWNGESGDRQLVGYITLLQCWIYEHFPSILEAFTNPDYDERFYMISHPFMTPTQPRDPPRNPPIMQDETYVEPDMHGFSVAATTMEEAPAHAVCWIYEHFPSVHESMIDEGYDKTSSRAYRWLTTKAYSKGFATSTY